From Rhopalosiphum padi isolate XX-2018 chromosome 2, ASM2088224v1, whole genome shotgun sequence:
TAACGAATGAGAAAATAACACCTATATGTATACGTCTGGTATAGAATCGTGTACAAAACAAAACTTGACGGAAATGATATCAAACATTATTGAATGGAAAACATGACGTCGATGAGAGAGAGAAAGATCGACAAtgcgtaaaaatgttttaaaagtttccaatttttaaatcttttttgttgttgttgtttgacATCGCGTGTAAAAAAAAGCGGATTTGAGTAATCCTACCAAAaatcaaatgtaataaaatatattaacacgcACAGCaagtaactatattatgtatgcaaATGACATTGACTAATATGAATTTCGTGATgcgtaaaatagtaataataaaaaggaagTGAGGTACAGTAGTTTGGTTAGAAAATGGGGCGGGTTTCTTTAAGTTGAAAGTTGTGGTAACTgctgtaaaaaatattagatttgaaaaatttaacatCGGGAAATGATTTGTTAGAATAATTAGAAACGCACTTGTTCTTGTTTTTGGTATAGACCGTGTTTTTATAAACGTAATCCGAACATGACTTTgttgaactattttttattattaattggccGCCACaccaatatttgttttctctgtccaactcccacataatataggaacaaatatATTCCGTATTTCTACGATTACGACTCTCTGTTTCGGTTTAGGACAAAGATAGGTacccattatatattttataaagaagaatatttcttgtgcattgaccggatagatttttaatatttacattttcgaataaattattaatgttaaaaacaatcaaaattattttaaattaaattaattaaaacatttaaacatgtttgtatttataaaaaatttaaatattaaaacctatCCGGTCAATGTACaggaaatattcttctttataaaatatataataggtgcctttgtcctaaactgaaccagagagtcgtaatcgtaaaaatatggaatattattgttcctatattatgtggaaaatatacagagaaaacaaatgttggtGTAGCGGCCTTTTAAGTCtacaaactaatattattatcacatgtTCTATTCCGATAGGATGCGGGTAACAAATAAAGTCTACAAAGCATTTCATTGTGTTTTCTTGTTTAAAAATAGccagtaatatattaatatagggcAAATGTACCaggaaaaaacttatttttttctcgaaatattgtaatacataggAATctacgtaataattaaataagctttaaaatatttataggtaataggtagctggtaggtacaaaaaaaaataatttacgtacGGATAAAtgaacacacaaaaaaaaaatatatagctctcttgaatatttaatgtaatatgcgAATATCggtctttaataatattattctattacataatatatatagacaccataaaggtataaaataaataacaaatgatatattatacttcaaataAACGTCATAGaaatatacctagtataaaaaaataagttatacatGAGTACGTATAAAATGTTTGAGGACACGTATTGAAGTGCACAACAAATAATTTGTTAGATGTGTGTCCGTATTGCgacaaaacattttgaattaaaaatattttagactatCCATAATACtgctattacatataataattttaaactggaAAAGGTTTAAAACTACAGTGCTCAAGTGCTTAGGGCGTGGGTGTCAGCTATCaagtgtttttacatttttattagtactACGACTTACCTGGTCAATATAAtctagttaatataaattagaggataaaaacatatttttaatatttaagtaaagcgttttgattttattcattattccaCGTGATGTCCGCctcctataatatacattaatatatatttttaaaaactatcgtAATTAAgtgtgtttaaaattataaaagaaaattcaGGGTGGTTTGAACATATctaaaatacgtaatatatttaaatcgattTTTGTAATTTCTTAATATCATAGGGTTCATAGATCCAGATCCAGAAGCATTATTAATCGTTTCATATTCgtttatataacatacattttaaaatatgaatttatatatatattcaaatatattaggatttatataatatagatggaTATGtgcagttttaaattaaatcaatattgtatattttaaatgctgAAGAATAGTATAAATCAGTagaggatatattattatatttcaaactcgaacaattttaaaacaaaaggaATTAGAATAGTGTTTTGTTTTAagcctaaaataatattatataatattatcgaataaaCCCTAAGGAGTCTTtagctaaataataaaacgGGTTTAAATTATAGGCACGGctacattatttgtatgtaattatttataacaattcgATTCGTCCAAAGAAAGAAACTAATACAGTGTTtctcaactttttttattttacaccctacttatagattttttttaaaatctaatttaaaaaagttagtgacttttttttgttatctaaaaaattaaaatgattaaataagacGCTGTCATAATATTAACGTTATCTAATGGCCCGCATTCAAACATCTTATCTATCTATTACATGCGAATaggacaatattttaattattataataattgttagtatTCCCCATTcaccataaaacaataattattttcttcaaatgtatttattgttactacctatataaattgtatattattgttacaattttATCATTGATATTTATTACTTCCCCCCATAGTGGGGAGTATCTAAATTCCTACCTAGAAAGAAATACCCCTGATGGGAAACACTGAACTAATAGAACTTTCAATGACTTAAAAAGCTATTagtgtagtataatttattcgGGAACATAATATACCTGTTACGTGTTAACTATAGCCAGAActattaaacaacaatattattaatatatatcaccTAATTCACCAAATAAagcagtatttataataaaaatattaatttttttaatctccttacaaaaaataacttgcactgtattttattatattttgagctGATAAAACTGATAGAACTCATTAAACACCATCTTTTGCAGGTAGTAAGTTTTAAAAAGGATAATTAATCCGACATAAAAACATACTGGACTGActgaacatataataaattaatcaataatcattatatgtatataatagaagttttatttccatttttatttttaccatattttccatgtatgttattttacttttcatTTACAACACGAATACCtcctataaatatcaataatttcgtTTTATTGCTTAAATAACTTTACaactcatttaaaattaattttgttgcaCGTAAACCCAGtagtattgtacattttttgtacctatacactatacatagtatatatacagtACAATAGTATTTGGTCAAATTGTAAAAGTGTAAGCCACGgaaaaggtataataatttataaggctACAAGCTACAAGACGTAAACCCTTTTGGGGTTGCTGTCCTTAGATATATTATGGTCGATAAAAATCGTTAAgactaaatgtatatttacgatataaaaaaacatttgaatagAAAATATAGTACACCTATGTCATATTATTAGCATGGTTAGGTACACTATTGTATTGCCGCATAActgaactaaaaataaacaagatATCAACCACTATAAGTTATGAAGTGGCaaacatttttactgtaaaattcATATGATATAGTTTTTTAAGACACAtgctttattttaattgaaaaaataatttaacaattatattacattattactctACAAAACAGTCAGTACCatgaataatattaggtaccatcagctatctaaaataaattgacgagaaaaagttaataaaaagtattgtatatccgtagtaggtatatttgattatatataacaatttaatacgagttgaaaaaaaaatttaaacggtTATCGTTGGACAGATAATCAAATTACAATcgtacaacaatttattttctcagtaaatccaatttaaaatgttttaaactgcaGGTTGGTGGTAACGAAGAATTGATTTAATTGACAGTATTGAATTGAAGACTTTGAAAATCGTAACCACAAGAATAGATGATGTACCTACTATGTACCTATTTCAATAACTTCTTTTTTATCTCGATTAATGTTCATTGACAGCGTAACAAATGAACTAACCTATATATGTTCTAGTCATTGAACTGTATACgtacctaattcaaaatcaaGCGTAGcatagcaataatattaaatattattggagtCAATTTTGTACCGCTGTGGCGCTATATAGTATTAGGattcttaaaattatagtcAAAGCTCTGTACATAATTTGTGCGATTCTGCTATAATTTTCTCAATTTCGTAAAAACTAAACACTACTATAAAGTATGTACAAATACAGATATATGTAAATTGAGATTaatgttatgagtattttatgaAGGTTAAATGAAAGAAAAACGAATCATGCCTTTAGTCTTGTTCAATCTCCATTTGATTTAAGGGATGCCGAATCAAATTTTGGTGCTTTAGAAATACATATTTGTTCAGTATTTTCTGTAGCGCGTCAATTACCAAATTGCTTGTTAGGTTATAGGTTAAGTAACGTTTCAAGGTCTCCGTACGTCAATACTcattgttaactttaatatagtaataaggtTTATGCTTTTATAgctctatagtctataaataagtaataataatagtaaatatcttaaaatatagttactattagcagcttatatatatattattttatgcagtctttagataattattatttacccataatataatatattacaaacaattagGAAATTTGAGATTATGCATATGGTGTGATATACATGTCAAGTTCTATAGACTTGATATATTcaaacagtataatatgattGGTTAACAatggaattaaataaatatggcattcacatataatgtttttttatttaattcatacacattttgaaaaaaaaatcacaactcAAAATAATAGGTTAACGTTCCTAAATCgaaacttaatatataaaacatactaaacattaaacatagatgttaagtataaaatttttaaaaaacaatacgttaaaataacttaataattatattatattataaaacttaaacaacaaaaaaaattgttttagataGCATCAATACTACCCATTTTCAACATCAGACAAACAGATGTACAACGCacacatattttgttaatacaCAGGTATAGTTGTAGAATAGgtattgatgtatttttaatatttaattcaacataaattattttcttatcaaaaatttaaaataatctgaaTACTTTTGACGTGTATTACACAAAAATAcggaatatattaatttattagttttggaAATTTAGCAACATTAAGTTTTAACGGgattttatgtacttataattataataataaaagcacaCAGAActctatatattttacgttcaaatacttttattacataataacttataatacctaGAACGTAATTTGATCcctaacataatatatctcACTATTATTGATTAGtctaacgataatattaatatagttcttATAAATGTCCACGTGGGAAACTACTGcaacacgtataataattatactattgaaatattttataggtactagactagatttaaaaagttataaaataataatagtaaaaagtgaagagattgatatattataatatatatatatatatcgtttaaAACACATTATGTCTACTGATCATGGAAAACAAAGGGATTAAGGTTGGTCATCGATTACTTGAAtggatataggtacctagtcaattaaaaaagaaagtcaattaactataaaaaaaaaaaaaaatgagaaaacaaatttatatttgaaaatatgaaactgatataagtatataatacatgggtatatattatatatacatatatatttttttaatctcgtccgcgataaatcaatatttatcgatcgataatatttatggtttgatatttaaaataggtaataggCACTTTATCAGTTTGAAATGTTTctcagtaaatataatttaactaggAAAATCACACAATATGTGGCtcggaaatatattattaggacgagaacatatattattatttcttacaaaCGATTCTCCAAatgatcgtatattatataaataacagagTTGTGCTAGTTCCATCTCCATTGGTCCAATACAGAATTTTACATTTCcagtaaaatattcatataactcACCCATtctgttaattaataaaaacataataaaacatattttattatattttgagatCAGTTTTGTCAAGGACAAGTGGAAAAGTTTGTTGTTTTCACAGGaactttaatgataaaaataaaaatacaaaatacaaaatacaaaataatatagttgaaaaaaatcgagtcgatgacaaaaataaaatggaagttgttttttaaattgctatagAACATGTACCGATGGATTTAGAGTAACTACtctcttaatatttatttttttggatttttttttttgttgagacCAGTAgttttaagtacaataatttGAAGTagcattattttaaacataaaaaaataataacttattttaaatactaccaTTAATATAGCATATTGGATACAGTaattacgaattattattacagctatttaaattattttgactttaaatacaataactacTTATACGTTATACGCTAAAGCTAAAGTACAGTATTATCTATACCTTTATCTTATTACCAAGGCGATGTATACGCATACACTATTGCATGATGACATGATGTCTATTAGTACTTAGTTTAGATGAATTTAATAACGGGACTTCTGTAATAAAAACGTCGAGTGACATACGTACTACGCCGCTCCGTCATAAAATTAACTACTAACCGTCTAATAAGGGACATTCATCTGTAATCTGTATgtgaaaataacatttatatcgataattattgtattaaaagtttaattatgaaaatacagTATACCTACCAACCAATCTATacaaagattattataattttattacgtatTAAAGCCGACagataaaaaatgtgttaattgtatatgtagttataatatgttattttaaattgatctaataatagtgatattatagtattttgtttattataagaaCAGGTAGATTATTGTAAACAGcgcgatttattatttatttttttatcaagaattttagtttttttttattgtgggtTAGTAATTTTTTGATTAGCCTTTGTAGGTATATCTTAAATGGAtttgaataacataaaaatagaaaataaaaatattttttctcaaaattcATACGATCGGGAatcaatttgtaaaaaaaaaagatatttaaataaaaataaaattgaaattaattttacgaaaACAATCATATTTAAAACGAAACCCTgcgttaatttattgaatatataatttatattttatagtgtttattgatttatgttgtataataatacgaattacgaatatttcattattataatgaattgatcgaaataaaataaatacatttatattattttatctatattatttgtacaacgCAAGaacttatagttattttttcacTATTTCGAAATATCAATAAACCGATAAATCTATTTTTGTggccataataataaatataatatgcatcgaGTAAAAAGCTTTGGAAGATGAATATTCATCTCTaattttgtgttgtttttttttcaatcgatttACAGTGCCgaatttacttattagttattactcttATATACGATCACGTTATcacaaaaatacttaatattataaataggtacaccaTTAGTTAATTACTActacatcaataattataataagaccGTAAGCTAATCGGCTAGCGTTAACTTCAGTGTATTAATTGAGATTTCCCTCCGTCATTTACCGTTGATCGCTTGCGCATGCATATCCAGCGGAGCTAGGTCGATGGCGAAAATATTATGACAAgcgtgaatataattttattcacctTCGTTGTGGCCATAACTGTGTGATAACATTTGTCGCGGTCACGGTGAACATTCGTTGGCAATACCAACAACAGATTGTCCGGAAAAACGTCAAACTTTTCGAGATTGGATTAAAAAAAAGAGAGAGTGAATTTTGGTGTGGTTGAGTAGGTATGAGTAGGTAGAGTAGAGTGGATAGGGAAAAACAAAGAGAATTTGACGAGAGAAACGCATGACGGGAAAGACAAAGAGATAAAGAGATAGACAGAAAGACGATAGGAGTTCATTTCTTCGGCGGACTCTCCCAGCCGTTTTCTTTGATCATGTGTGCCATTTCGATTATGTACTTGCCCTCCTTGTATTTCTGGCTGGATTCGAACGCGTGTTCCTGCAACACACGCACgtaccaaaataataatgtatattttgttgtttagtTGTTTAGTAGTATGCATGTATACTGTATGTAGGCGTTACGAATAACCCCATACGTATATTACagtacatttttagaaaaaatataataatagtttaagaaagaacaagaaaaaaataaaatcagtgaGTTAcctaacctatttttttttgttttattgaaaaacactcattaattcaaaaactataaacgtttttaaaaataattttatgtcatataaaataacgtttattcctaaattttttatcttattgtatggttatgatttattaatttttttctttacttttttttttgtatggcaACATGCATTTGTATTGTcttattttaacataacatatttatttaagtacttggataaaaaaaaatcgaattttagaCAAGCAGTTTATgagttacaaatatttaaagttaagatgAGCTGAATAAAGTGGCAAATTGTAAGTCCACTAATCCGCTTATCtgaactaatttaaataactacgtctaaaatttgatttttgtatataacaataatattgaataatactgTTATcaggaatattaaaataaaaattgtatgttttcattcaaaaaactaaatatgttaGGTACTTGAtgaaaaacggttttttttcaaaaacaattatatatatatttttaaataatgtgtattcgtcggtaaaaataaaaatttgggaTCAGCATGCTTAATGAATCACTCTGGGTGTATATAATCTAGTATTATGTGTTAAAAGTTATAATGTAATGTggtcattttaataaatataaaaaacaatttacgatacaaaataagtatattataatgtataattttatgaaaatatattaagtactttaaaaaattatagttgaatAGATAATCAATATTAACAAAATGCTACTGcagaaatataaaatcataacataatattatatagttatagtatatacttttaaaagaaACAGTGAATTAAATTGCAAActttactaaatagtaaatccTCTGGGAAAATTTTGTCTAtagcatattatacctatagaatattatattattatttgtttgtaggTATCCCGTATTATGAAAAATGAGTAGAttcaagaattataataattaataggattATTTTTACGGGaaattgtattcataaaatatattagttcaaGTCCAGAGAAATTCATAGAAAAGCAAATACCCGTAGTTCGTAGAACAACGACCAACACGACGGAAAAGatcttataacaataatttaagctgaagaatataatatatatatattttataaaatgttttaaaaagttaaaaactcttaaaataatattaaataatattatatactgaattattttttaaaacttcaattgtatttttggttttttaagcTTATTCTTGTTATATTTCTTGCTTATTACACTATTACGTTGTTCACGGGacacgataattattaataatgaatacagTAGGTGTACACTTACGTATTTCCAACCCAGGGTGGTCTTACAGCATTCACAATATATATCGGCGACTGCATGTAGTCCGGTCAACAAAATCCTTTCTTCTGCTGGACCGCATCCAACGTTTACACTAAGGGAGAACGAACAAGTTAATATTTACGTTACATTAGAATAAGGTAGAAAAAACCTAACGGGCATCGTTAAATAAAACGTAGGAAcgtaaacattatacattatcttaaatatatctACGAAATTACAGATCGACTCGCCGCTAAcgaaataattgtatacttcacttattatttcaagtcCCGAAAAAGGTAACGTTacgaaactaaaaaaatgtattacttacaCAGAATTGAAAAGGTATGCTCTTCCTTGACTGCCTTGAAAAGactgaaacaataaaataaattattataaaacaatattatttatttaaaaaaaatcgacaaaaatgttaactaataataaattatatatataatatataatattataaatattgaataggtaAAAGTACCTATTGACTATTGTAGTAGGTTATTCAAAActgcatataatttatttttaaaccatttctatattattgtttaggaAAAAAATCGTTAGAAATCTAAACATATTTGGCTTCTCGTATATATGATACATACTtagaatttaatgatatatacacaaaatttcggtcaaatcatttattaaaattgtttcattGTTGAATCAggtaattaaattgtttgtacat
This genomic window contains:
- the LOC132920307 gene encoding protein yippee-like 1, with the protein product MVKTFQAYLPDCHRTYSCIHCRAHLANHDELISKSFQGSQGRAYLFNSVVNVGCGPAEERILLTGLHAVADIYCECCKTTLGWKYEHAFESSQKYKEGKYIIEMAHMIKENGWESPPKK